One Nicotiana tomentosiformis chromosome 4, ASM39032v3, whole genome shotgun sequence genomic window carries:
- the LOC138910373 gene encoding uncharacterized protein yields the protein MRFSELARHAIWLVPTDKERIMRFIDGLTYPLQLLMTRERVSGATFDEVVDIARQIDMVRSQERDEREAKRPRGSSSFGGVPSGGQSYHNWGGTYRPAQTTRPTHRGASASHGSYSAHSGQSSFSALPAQSSHHASSS from the coding sequence tcccactgataaggagaggatcatgaggttcattgaCGGTCTCACGTATCCGCTgcagttgcttatgactagggagagggtatctggtgccacttttgatgaggtggttgacattgctcggcagatagatatggtccgtagccaggagcgcgatgagagggaggccaagaggcctcgaggttcgagCAGTTTCGGTGGTGTACCTTCCGgggggcagtcctaccacaacTGGGGTGGTacttataggcccgctcaaacGACTCGTCCAACtcaccgtggtgcatcagctagccacggttcttatagtgctcactcaggccagtcttcattcagtgcactaccagcacagagttctcaccatgcctcatCCTCTTAG